ttggaTATTACAAACGTCCAAAAATCATTAAAATTAGCTTGGGTGTTCGAAAAATCTTCCaaaaattcatacgaactcatAACGACGTCTAGTTTAATCCTACAGGTTAGAAAGATAAAATTTGACAaaccaaaaatttaaataaattttcaaaactaaaaatagtttaaaactaatagaaaaaaaattttgctttttttttatattattatatgaaaaaactaaagaaaacaaaaacaaaaacaaaagggtaaattggtcatttaatgataaaaatatgtCAGCTGTCAGTTTTTGTAACGAAGGTAACGACATCAGGTACCgatcttcggtcggggtcagaacctcaggtaccgttctgatattttctgaacgtgaggtactgaagtttagaatggagaaaatgtcaggtactgtacggacgattttcccaaAATAAAAAGGAGAGCTACAAATTCTCTCAGTCACTAAGCATTCACACTATTCCCAACGTTCAATAACTAAAACGTAAGCAAAAGAAGTTCCAACAAGTGATGACATTCATTCCAAAACAAACACTCCAACAGCATTTTGGAGCCTTGGCAACAACAAATGTATTTCATCATTCTTTTAATGACAAATGAAATTAGTACATCAACTATTTTGATACAAGTTCCACCACCTTCCCACATTCTCCAATCAAAGAATAGCTgtacaaacaaattattatataCAATGTACAGTCAAGCAGTTAAATAAAGTCATTAACAAACTCTACACTTAACTTTTATAGTTCCTAAGGAGGGCATTGTTGTTCCTCGCATTTCAAAAGAGCCATCCGCTGTGACGTTGAATAACCTTGCCTATTGTTGAGTATACCAATGTACGTTCGAAGTCTATACCTGTCGGAACTGGTCAGGGAAAATGGCGGGTTGAGTATGAGGGATGGTGCTTCCACTAGAAGAAATACCAAGAGACGCACAGCTTTTGAATAAAATACTGCTGCACTGTCCATGTCACCCATAAGCTCATCAACCTGCCATgtgatatatgaatatatgatggaaagaaaaaaaagaaaaaagaaaaaaaaaacaatttcatAGGGTAATTTGTGTAATATGTAGAGATCTTGATGTAATTTGCACTAAACTCCCCTTTGGAAGTTCAGTGTGGAGGTTATTTGCTCTGTTGTTAGTCATCTTGGGTTTCTAATCAGCTTTACATCTTAGAATCTATTCAAAGACCCATCTAGCTTTTATTAATGCACTCTTCATTGCATACACatcttaggttatgaattttgAATGACCAAACTGATACTCTACTAATTGAATAAGACAGcatggagaaaaagaaaagtaaaaagaaaaaggtagtTCAGACACATGGCAATTGTATGTGGCTTGTATAAGTTGTATAAACTGGTAACCAAAACTCCAGAATTTTGGCTCAGAAGTTTAcaatgtcataaaaaaaaaatatatatatatatatatatatatatataatgatgtTTTTCCTGCAAATTTAATGTGTAAAATTTGAAGAATTTAAGAAATGCCAGCCATATGCGGAAAATGAGGAAAATGAGATGAGAGATTAAGATACTCACACCCCCGTGTCTCCCAAAAACTAGAGCAGATTGAAATATTGTCTCCATTGCATCTGGCATCTCCGTATGTCCTGCAACCATGAGAAAGAAAACTAGCAAGTTTGTTATTGGTTGTACAATAAAACAAAAGGTGCGCCGGTTTCTTAACATATTTGGCAAAGACAACAAAATATGTATATGTTTGCATGTCAATTAAAGAATCCAAGAACGAGTTGACCTTATTTCATGAGGCATAAGCTAAGCCAATAAAACTAGCTCAGTAAGAAAGTCACTAATCTCCAGATTATAACCACGCGAAACAATGCTTGATCTTAAGGATGCTACATGAAAAACAAGAAACACAAGAGAAAACATGTGAAAATTAAATCCATACCAGGATCAATGGCCTTTGCTAGATCTTCTGCATGCTCAACCTCCCGCAGAAATTCCCTCTCAATCTGTGCAGAAAGATCCTCTGGCCCTTGAGAGTTGACGGCTTCAAGACATTCCTCAGTATCAGGACTACCATGCTTCTTGCTCGTGCTCCTCCTAATTCTTGTAGTCTCTTGGCTTGGACTTCCTTCCATTGCCGAGGCAGCTTGTGTGTGGCATATGTTAAGTGCTTGCTTCCAAATAGCAAGAATTACAAGCTGAATTGAGAATGCTTCAAGTTGCTTGCCCGCCTCAATCTTTTCAATTCAAAAAGttcaaaacaaaacagagaatGTAATGATTTGAAGACACAGGCAATATAAATTACACAAAGAAGCAGAGAAAATACTCTGTTGTCTGCATAAGGCACTTCTAACTACTTTACTCCTTTAAGAAAGGAAAGCGTAAAACAGTTGATAGCACAGGAGGAAACACATGATTTACCTTTTCATGAACTAATTCAGTAATAGCAGACACACACTGCTGCAACGAATTAAGCCTTGTCATGCAGTGTGACGATGGCTGCTCCAAAGCATCAGCCATATCAGTTGAACTCTGACTATCCAAGCTTCCTATGCAACACGTGTTATTACTAGCTGCACCCATGATTGGCATTGGGGCACTTGACGAGGTGGTTAGAGATTCTTGCGGAAGACTCTCAGATTTGTATGATGAGTGGCTTAGCTTTGAAGCACTAGCTGAAGTAGAAGACACATCAATAGGAGGTCCAGAgacaagtacataatcttgaTCAATCAACTCCATTGAATCCCCACGTGCTgatgaaaacaaaataataaatacTTTATGGTCTATTAAGACATGTTTAAGTGAACCATATACAGAGATGACAAGGAACATAAGAAAAGTATACCTCTTGAATGAGCATGCACTGATTTTTGGTCCATGGATCCTAGATGGTCATATAGATTTCCAGCTGGTCTATGGCTGTCAAACCTAAGTGTAGAATTTTCTTTACGTGTTGCACTGCCATATCTGAAAGAAGTGCTTGGCGATGCTTCTCGTCTATCAGCTTTTGTATCAAGAGAAAATCCATAAGTAGACTTCATCGAGGGCCTCCTCCTTGAAAAAGAAGGGCTCCCCTCAGGACCACTAGAATCGTCATCCAAAAGGAAAGGCATACAATCCTCCTGAGAACTTTCTTCCATGTTCCTCATGGCACTGCTAACAGATGTAGGAAATCCGTCTCCCATCCGTGAGCTCCTCCTACTCCTGTGTCGCGAAGGAGCCTCTTAAAACATGAGAAATATATTGACTCaaaaccagaaagaaaaaattctatGATTCACTTACCTTGATGAATTCTCTAGGGGCTTCTGAGCAAGATATGGGTGATTAAAGAATTCTTCAAATGTTAATCGTTCCACTGTAGACACAATGTCAAAGAAAAGAGTCAGTACTATCAAGTCAAAATTCGTTAATGAATTATAGGAGCTCAGTAGATTTCATTTATTCATTGACATCAGTTTTGCCTTTCCTAAATCGTACACTATATTCCCTATTGTAAAATAGTATTTTCTTGGATGCTTTTCCATTACTTCCTCCAGTGTTAGTTTGGTCTTCCTCTTCAACCTTCCAATCAAACTAAACTAATTTGTCAGTGGTGTATCTAGTGGTTCACTACATATCAATACTATCTGGGCGTAATTGCTTGTCCTGTCATTAATAGGTGTCACCGCTAATATTTCCCTAATACAAACATTTTAAATTCCTCTTTTTCACTCAATCCAATTATTGGTCTCAACATACAACAAACAATATTATTCGAGAAAGGAAATCTTCCCAGCTCTCCTATGTTATTCGTTCCGCATTTGTATTGTCGAGCAAATGTAGGTGCTTTAGCTTATAATCAAGACCACTATGAATTATATGTCAAACTATAAAGCCAATTAGATGCATCTACTGAAAACATAACTATGAGTAAATGCATCTATTCAGATCTTGCATTATGATGATAATGAAAGGTCATTCAAGTCGGACAAAGTAAAACATGAAGATGGATTGGTCAGCCCAACAACGTCAACACAATAGAGACTCATGGGGCAGCaaaaaatat
Above is a genomic segment from Rosa chinensis cultivar Old Blush chromosome 3, RchiOBHm-V2, whole genome shotgun sequence containing:
- the LOC112192264 gene encoding serine/threonine-protein kinase ATG1c isoform X2 yields the protein MAQGSGRGGRIVGDYIVGRQIGSGSFSVVWHARHRAHGTEVAIKEIATGRLNKKLQESLMSEIFILKKINHPNIIRLHDIIEVPGKINLVLEYCRGGDLSMYIQRHGKVPEALAKHFMQQLVAGLQMLRDNNLIHRDLKPQNLLLSTNDNNSVLKIADFGFARSLQPRGLAETLCGSPLYMAPEIMQLQKYDAKADLWSVGAILFQLVTGKTPFTGNNQIQLLQNIVKSTELQFPADNNNLSSECKDLCQKLLRRNPVERLTFEEFFNHPYLAQKPLENSSRSRRSSRMGDGFPTSVSSAMRNMEESSQEDCMPFLLDDDSSGPEGSPSFSRRRPSMKSTYGFSLDTKADRREASPSTSFRYGSATRKENSTLRFDSHRPAGNLYDHLGSMDQKSVHAHSRARGDSMELIDQDYVLVSGPPIDVSSTSASASKLSHSSYKSESLPQESLTTSSSAPMPIMGAASNNTCCIGSLDSQSSTDMADALEQPSSHCMTRLNSLQQCVSAITELVHEKIEAGKQLEAFSIQLVILAIWKQALNICHTQAASAMEGSPSQETTRIRRSTSKKHGSPDTEECLEAVNSQGPEDLSAQIEREFLREVEHAEDLAKAIDPGHTEMPDAMETIFQSALVFGRHGGVDELMGDMDSAAVFYSKAVRLLVFLLVEAPSLILNPPFSLTSSDRYRLRTYIGILNNRQGYSTSQRMALLKCEEQQCPP
- the LOC112192264 gene encoding serine/threonine-protein kinase ATG1c isoform X1 is translated as MAQGSGRGGRIVGDYIVGRQIGSGSFSVVWHARHRAHGTEVAIKEIATGRLNKKLQESLMSEIFILKKINHPNIIRLHDIIEVPGKINLVLEYCRGGDLSMYIQRHGKVPEALAKHFMQQLVAGLQMLRDNNLIHRDLKPQNLLLSTNDNNSVLKIADFGFARSLQPRGLAETLCGSPLYMAPEIMQLQKYDAKADLWSVGAILFQLVTGKTPFTGNNQIQLLQNIVKSTELQFPADNNNLSSECKDLCQKLLRRNPVERLTFEEFFNHPYLAQKPLENSSRSRRSSRMGDGFPTSVSSAMRNMEESSQEDCMPFLLDDDSSGPEGSPSFSRRRPSMKSTYGFSLDTKADRREASPSTSFRYGSATRKENSTLRFDSHRPAGNLYDHLGSMDQKSVHAHSRARGDSMELIDQDYVLVSGPPIDVSSTSASASKLSHSSYKSESLPQESLTTSSSAPMPIMGAASNNTCCIGSLDSQSSTDMADALEQPSSHCMTRLNSLQQCVSAITELVHEKIEAGKQLEAFSIQLVILAIWKQALNICHTQAASAMEGSPSQETTRIRRSTSKKHGSPDTEECLEAVNSQGPEDLSAQIEREFLREVEHAEDLAKAIDPVFFLMVAGHTEMPDAMETIFQSALVFGRHGGVDELMGDMDSAAVFYSKAVRLLVFLLVEAPSLILNPPFSLTSSDRYRLRTYIGILNNRQGYSTSQRMALLKCEEQQCPP